A genomic region of Devosia ginsengisoli contains the following coding sequences:
- a CDS encoding glutathione peroxidase — MTSLSAFTLPLLSGTPQPLAAYAGSVVLVVNTASQCGHTPQYGGLEALWRQYRDQGLVVLGFPCNQFGLQEPGSAAEIAEFCEVNFGVSFPLFARLDVNGPDESLLYTWLKASHPGDIEWNFAKFLIGRDGQVAARFAPDTQPADLTGAILQQLAV, encoded by the coding sequence ATGACCAGCCTCAGCGCCTTCACCCTGCCTCTGCTATCCGGCACGCCCCAGCCCCTCGCCGCCTATGCCGGCAGTGTCGTGCTGGTGGTCAACACCGCCAGCCAATGCGGCCACACCCCGCAATATGGCGGGCTCGAGGCGCTGTGGCGCCAGTATCGCGACCAGGGCCTCGTCGTGCTGGGTTTTCCCTGCAATCAGTTCGGCTTGCAGGAGCCGGGCAGTGCCGCCGAAATCGCTGAATTCTGCGAAGTCAATTTCGGCGTCAGCTTCCCGCTGTTCGCCCGGCTCGATGTCAATGGCCCCGATGAAAGCCTGCTCTATACCTGGCTGAAGGCCAGCCATCCCGGCGATATCGAATGGAATTTCGCCAAATTCCTCATTGGCAGGGACGGCCAGGTCGCCGCCCGCTTCGCCCCCGATACGCAGCCCGCCGACCTCACCGGTGCCATTCTGCAACAGCTCGCCGTCTGA
- a CDS encoding DUF1236 domain-containing protein: protein MKKLLLASMAALSLAAALPAVAQDKVVGVQSDAEAGAVIGATGGGTTGAVIGGLLGGPIGAVIGGFAGATIGAEAGIATSSIDYVAAHPVEPIYFDGTADIGFVVPADVTVYPIEGDPAYGYVYANDRVWIVDLQSRALVQSPGYLVPQTAADFAVANPVTSVTVEGDAVVGYVLPDGTEISTIPDSRYGYVYLGDRPALVDSSTNTVIWIN, encoded by the coding sequence ATGAAAAAGCTTCTTCTGGCCTCCATGGCCGCACTTTCGCTCGCCGCTGCCCTCCCTGCTGTCGCCCAGGACAAGGTCGTCGGCGTCCAGTCCGATGCTGAAGCCGGCGCTGTCATTGGCGCCACCGGCGGCGGCACCACGGGCGCCGTGATCGGCGGCCTGCTCGGCGGCCCCATCGGCGCCGTCATCGGCGGCTTTGCCGGCGCCACCATCGGCGCCGAAGCGGGCATTGCCACTTCCTCCATCGACTATGTCGCGGCCCATCCGGTCGAGCCGATCTATTTCGACGGCACCGCCGATATCGGCTTCGTCGTGCCGGCCGATGTCACCGTCTATCCCATCGAGGGCGACCCGGCCTATGGCTATGTCTACGCCAATGACCGCGTCTGGATCGTCGACCTGCAGTCGCGTGCGCTGGTGCAGTCGCCGGGCTATCTCGTGCCGCAGACCGCCGCTGATTTTGCCGTGGCCAATCCGGTGACCTCGGTCACGGTCGAGGGCGATGCGGTGGTCGGCTATGTGCTGCCCGACGGCACCGAAATCTCGACCATCCCCGATTCGCGCTATGGCTATGTCTATCTCGGCGATCGCCCGGCTCTGGTCGATTCGTCCACCAACACGGTGATCTGGATCAACTGA
- a CDS encoding Crp/Fnr family transcriptional regulator, which produces MADILEYCQGLKQVTFKPGAVMLPEGERFGRLYVLVEGQVEVIRERTQVTHVDEPGSIFGEMAVLLDMPHSATVKALSAVTAYEIPDALTFLDSRPEFSLHIATMLARRLYYTTSYLVDLQQQAAGKRQDLDLVDQILASLVDPADVKKRKKA; this is translated from the coding sequence ATGGCCGACATTCTCGAATATTGCCAGGGTCTCAAGCAGGTCACGTTCAAGCCGGGCGCCGTCATGCTGCCCGAAGGCGAGCGCTTCGGCCGGCTCTATGTGCTGGTCGAGGGCCAGGTGGAAGTCATCCGCGAGCGCACCCAGGTCACCCATGTTGACGAGCCTGGGTCCATATTCGGTGAAATGGCCGTGCTGCTCGACATGCCCCATTCGGCCACGGTCAAGGCGCTGTCGGCGGTCACGGCCTATGAAATCCCCGATGCGCTGACCTTCCTCGATTCCCGCCCCGAATTCTCGCTGCATATCGCCACCATGCTGGCGCGGCGGCTCTATTACACCACCTCCTATCTGGTCGACCTGCAGCAGCAGGCCGCCGGCAAACGGCAGGATCTCGACCTGGTCGACCAGATCCTGGCGAGCCTCGTCGATCCGGCCGACGTCAAGAAGCGCAAGAAGGCCTGA
- a CDS encoding SelT/SelW/SelH family protein: MADKPDLTITYCTQCNWLLRAAWMASEVLSTFSLEMGAVTLVPGTGGIFEIHLDGELIWERKRDGGFPDVKQLKQLVRDRIDPDRDLGHIDRASGGPEIS; this comes from the coding sequence ATGGCGGACAAGCCTGACCTGACGATCACCTATTGCACCCAGTGCAACTGGCTGCTGCGTGCGGCCTGGATGGCGTCCGAAGTCCTCTCCACCTTCAGCCTCGAAATGGGTGCCGTGACGCTCGTGCCCGGCACCGGCGGTATTTTCGAGATCCATCTCGACGGCGAGCTGATCTGGGAGCGCAAGCGCGACGGCGGCTTCCCCGATGTGAAACAGCTCAAGCAACTGGTCCGCGACCGCATCGATCCGGACCGCGACCTGGGCCATATCGATCGCGCCTCCGGGGGCCCGGAAATATCCTGA
- a CDS encoding YegP family protein yields the protein MAHKFNVTPAANDQFKFDFSYNSEKIFWSENYKQKASAKSAIESLKKNAPGAATVDLSKDETGSGYRFEIVASKDGQHFVRFVAGNGETMVRTETYTSKASAKNAIESLQKNGPGADVADGA from the coding sequence ATGGCGCATAAATTCAACGTCACCCCGGCAGCCAACGATCAGTTCAAGTTCGATTTCTCCTACAATTCCGAGAAGATCTTCTGGTCGGAGAATTACAAGCAGAAGGCCAGCGCCAAGTCGGCCATCGAGTCGCTGAAGAAGAATGCGCCCGGCGCCGCCACGGTCGATCTCTCCAAGGACGAGACCGGCTCCGGCTACCGCTTCGAGATCGTTGCCTCCAAGGATGGCCAGCATTTCGTGCGCTTCGTCGCCGGCAATGGCGAGACCATGGTCCGCACCGAAACCTATACATCCAAGGCCTCGGCCAAGAACGCCATCGAGTCGCTGCAGAAGAACGGCCCGGGCGCCGACGTGGCAGACGGGGCATAA
- a CDS encoding transporter substrate-binding domain-containing protein: MTSARARSIFPIATSPASELMLVRADETRFTDAASFAADAANLVGAQAGTTNFYVAVYNVLDGDEANPRIKLFDTFGTSVAALQAGDVDTVLMDQTSANGYIGANPGAFKVIGEPLGTEDFGFILTPGSDLVAPINAALAQIKADGTMDALQQKWFYEYNSAQ, translated from the coding sequence ATGACGAGCGCAAGAGCCAGATCGATTTTTCCGATAGCTACCTCACCAGCCAGCGAGCTGATGCTGGTCCGCGCCGACGAGACCCGCTTCACCGATGCCGCCAGTTTCGCCGCCGACGCGGCCAATCTGGTCGGCGCCCAGGCCGGCACCACCAATTTCTACGTCGCCGTCTACAACGTGCTCGATGGCGACGAGGCCAATCCGCGCATCAAGCTGTTCGACACCTTCGGCACATCGGTGGCGGCCCTCCAGGCCGGCGATGTCGATACCGTGCTGATGGATCAGACCTCGGCCAATGGCTATATCGGCGCCAATCCGGGTGCCTTCAAAGTCATCGGCGAGCCCCTCGGCACCGAGGATTTCGGCTTCATCCTCACCCCCGGCTCCGACCTCGTCGCCCCCATCAACGCCGCCCTGGCCCAGATCAAGGCCGACGGCACCATGGATGCGCTGCAGCAGAAGTGGTTCTACGAATACAATTCGGCGCAGTAG
- a CDS encoding amino acid ABC transporter permease — protein MPRRPSVLARLPWWLLAIGLLFVTGLWAITNDAGYSQIFRALSGGVLTTIWVTLVAFTVATLIGLLVALARTSNNRVLREIATFYVEIIRGIPVLVFLFYVAFVGAPGMVAGLNWLLQPFDTVVTIRQFDFVWRAIVALTICYSAFIAEIFRAGIESVDRGQLEAARSLGLSRWKCFRLVTFPQALRTILPPLANDFVSMIKDSALVSALGVQDITQLGKVYSSGTFLFFETYNVVAFLYLTMTISLSLLVRLLERYLKERSY, from the coding sequence ATCCCCCGCCGCCCCTCCGTCCTCGCTCGCCTGCCCTGGTGGCTGCTCGCCATCGGGCTGCTCTTTGTCACCGGCCTCTGGGCCATCACCAATGATGCCGGCTATAGCCAGATTTTCCGCGCCCTGTCAGGCGGCGTCCTCACCACCATCTGGGTCACGCTGGTCGCCTTCACCGTGGCGACGCTGATCGGCCTGCTCGTCGCCCTGGCCCGCACCTCGAACAATCGCGTCCTGCGCGAAATCGCCACCTTCTATGTCGAAATCATCCGCGGCATTCCGGTGCTGGTGTTTCTCTTCTACGTCGCCTTTGTCGGCGCCCCGGGCATGGTGGCCGGCCTCAACTGGCTGCTGCAGCCCTTCGACACCGTGGTGACGATCCGCCAGTTCGATTTCGTCTGGCGCGCCATCGTGGCGCTCACCATCTGCTATTCTGCCTTTATCGCCGAGATTTTCCGCGCGGGGATAGAATCTGTCGATCGCGGCCAGCTCGAAGCCGCGCGTTCGCTCGGCCTCAGCCGCTGGAAATGCTTCCGGCTGGTCACCTTCCCCCAGGCCCTGCGCACCATTCTGCCGCCGCTGGCCAATGATTTCGTCTCGATGATCAAGGATTCGGCGCTCGTCTCGGCGCTGGGCGTGCAGGACATCACCCAGCTCGGCAAGGTCTATTCCTCCGGCACGTTCCTCTTCTTCGAAACCTACAATGTGGTGGCCTTCCTCTATCTCACCATGACCATTTCGCTGTCCCTGCTGGTGCGGCTGCTGGAGCGGTATCTGAAGGAGCGCAGCTACTGA